A single window of Candoia aspera isolate rCanAsp1 chromosome 3, rCanAsp1.hap2, whole genome shotgun sequence DNA harbors:
- the MED8 gene encoding mediator of RNA polymerase II transcription subunit 8 isoform X2 has translation MQREEKQLELSLEALISQVADLKNSLVSFIYKLENEYDRLTWPSVLDSFALLSGQLNTLNKVLKHEKTPLLRNQVIIPLVLSPDRDEEIMRQTEGRVPVFSHEVVPDHLRTKPDPEVEEQEKQLSTDAARIGTDVAQKQIQSLNKLCSNLLEKISKEDRESESGGLRQNKQTFNPADTNALVAAVAFGKGLSNRRPPGMGSSVQTSQQSANAIIAGASTMQQVQMSGAPNQPQPMLGGVQVPQAGQPGK, from the exons AGAGAGGAAAAGCAGCTTGAGCTATCCTTGGAGGCGCTTATCAGTCAAGTGGCTGACCTGAAGAACTCCTTGGTCAGTTTCATTTACAAGCTGGAGAACGAATATGACCGTCTCACTTG GCCCTCAGTGCTAGATAGTTTTGCTCTGCTCTCAGGGCAGCTCAACACTCTGAACAAAGTGCTGAAGCATGAGAAGACTCCGCTGTTGCGCAATCAGGTTATAATTCCATTAGTACTGTCCCCAGATCGGGATGAAGAGATAATG CGGCAGACAGAAGGACGAGTACCAGTGTTCAGCCATGAAGTTGTACCCGATCATTTGCGAACCAAGCCTGATCCTGAGGTGGAAGAGCAAGAGAAGCAGCTGAGCACAGATGCAGCTCGTATTGGTACTGATGTGGCACAG AAACAGATTCAAAGCCTAAACAAACTGTGTTCGAACTTGCTAGAGAAAATCAGCAAAGAAGACCGAGAATCTGAAAGTGGAG GTTTACGCCAGAACAAGCAGACATTCAATCCTGCTGATACCAATGCCTTAGTTGCAGCTGTAGCCTTTGGGAAGGGATTGTCAAACAGACGTCCACCAGGAATGGGAAGCTCTGTTCAGACCAGTCAGCAAAGTGCCAATGCCATCATAGCAGGTGCTTCTACCATGCAGCAAGTACAAATGTCTGGAGCACCAAATCAGCCACAGCCTATGCTTGGAGGGGTGCAAGTTCCACAAGCAGGCCAACCAGGTAAATAA
- the MED8 gene encoding mediator of RNA polymerase II transcription subunit 8 isoform X1: MQREEKQLELSLEALISQVADLKNSLVSFIYKLENEYDRLTWPSVLDSFALLSGQLNTLNKVLKHEKTPLLRNQVIIPLVLSPDRDEEIMRQTEGRVPVFSHEVVPDHLRTKPDPEVEEQEKQLSTDAARIGTDVAQKQIQSLNKLCSNLLEKISKEDRESESGGLRQNKQTFNPADTNALVAAVAFGKGLSNRRPPGMGSSVQTSQQSANAIIAGASTMQQVQMSGAPNQPQPMLGGVQVPQAGQPGKMPSGIKTNIKSASMHPYQR; encoded by the exons AGAGAGGAAAAGCAGCTTGAGCTATCCTTGGAGGCGCTTATCAGTCAAGTGGCTGACCTGAAGAACTCCTTGGTCAGTTTCATTTACAAGCTGGAGAACGAATATGACCGTCTCACTTG GCCCTCAGTGCTAGATAGTTTTGCTCTGCTCTCAGGGCAGCTCAACACTCTGAACAAAGTGCTGAAGCATGAGAAGACTCCGCTGTTGCGCAATCAGGTTATAATTCCATTAGTACTGTCCCCAGATCGGGATGAAGAGATAATG CGGCAGACAGAAGGACGAGTACCAGTGTTCAGCCATGAAGTTGTACCCGATCATTTGCGAACCAAGCCTGATCCTGAGGTGGAAGAGCAAGAGAAGCAGCTGAGCACAGATGCAGCTCGTATTGGTACTGATGTGGCACAG AAACAGATTCAAAGCCTAAACAAACTGTGTTCGAACTTGCTAGAGAAAATCAGCAAAGAAGACCGAGAATCTGAAAGTGGAG GTTTACGCCAGAACAAGCAGACATTCAATCCTGCTGATACCAATGCCTTAGTTGCAGCTGTAGCCTTTGGGAAGGGATTGTCAAACAGACGTCCACCAGGAATGGGAAGCTCTGTTCAGACCAGTCAGCAAAGTGCCAATGCCATCATAGCAGGTGCTTCTACCATGCAGCAAGTACAAATGTCTGGAGCACCAAATCAGCCACAGCCTATGCTTGGAGGGGTGCAAGTTCCACAAGCAGGCCAACCAG GTAAGATGCCCAGTGGCATAAAAACCAATATCAAATCTGCTTCAATGCATCCCTATCAAAGGTGA